A genomic region of Bacteroides acidifaciens contains the following coding sequences:
- a CDS encoding MutS family DNA mismatch repair protein: MEKLEQIISRYQQIIQKAELELQNTRKRIYYISLLRLILFIGAIAGAIVFWSDGWLYISVFAILPFILFIWLVKRHNFWFHQKDFLKKKIVINEQELRAIQYDFSDFEDGEEYIDPRHLYTFDLDIFGEHSLFQYINRTSTPVGKQHLANWFNTHLKKKEAIEQRQEAIRELSTELEYRQQIRLLGLLYKGKPADTAEIKKWADSPSYYRKHALLRIIPTTVSIVNLVCISLTFLDILPASAAGGVFISFVVFSSIFSKGITKLQTTYGEKLQILSTYADQILLTEKKEMRSPVLQQLKAELTNQNETASQAVRQLSKLMNALDQRNNLLMSTFLNGLIFWELRQVMRIEQWKEMHADNLPRWIETIGEIDAYCSLATFAYNHPEYIYPEICSQSFQLQAEALGHPLMDRNKCVRNGINIDKRPFFIIITGANMAGKSTYLRTIGVNYLLACIGAPVWANRMKIYPARLVTSLRTSDSLTDNESYFFAELKRLKLIIDKLEVGEELFIILDEILKGTNSIDKQKGSFALIKQFMNMNTNGIIATHDILLGTLIESFPQNICNYCFEADITNNELTFSYQMRDGVAQNMNACFLMKKMGIAVVNDFPPS; the protein is encoded by the coding sequence ATGGAAAAACTGGAACAGATTATCTCTAGATATCAACAAATTATTCAGAAAGCAGAACTGGAGTTACAAAATACCCGGAAACGTATTTATTACATCAGCCTCTTACGGTTGATTTTGTTTATTGGCGCCATAGCGGGCGCTATTGTCTTTTGGTCTGACGGGTGGCTGTATATTTCCGTATTTGCTATCCTGCCTTTTATCTTATTTATCTGGCTGGTAAAACGACACAACTTCTGGTTTCATCAGAAGGATTTTCTGAAAAAGAAAATAGTAATCAATGAACAGGAATTGAGAGCTATTCAATATGATTTCTCTGATTTTGAGGATGGTGAGGAATATATCGATCCCAGACATCTCTATACATTTGATTTGGACATATTCGGTGAACATTCTCTTTTCCAATATATCAATCGTACGTCAACACCTGTCGGCAAACAACATCTTGCCAACTGGTTCAATACTCATCTGAAAAAAAAGGAAGCCATTGAACAACGCCAGGAAGCTATCCGAGAGTTATCAACCGAACTGGAATATCGACAACAAATCCGCTTACTCGGATTACTATATAAAGGAAAGCCTGCCGATACTGCCGAAATTAAGAAATGGGCCGACAGTCCGAGTTACTACCGGAAACATGCATTATTACGTATCATCCCGACAACGGTAAGTATTGTCAATCTCGTATGTATAAGTCTTACTTTTTTAGATATTTTACCTGCCAGCGCTGCTGGCGGAGTGTTTATAAGTTTTGTAGTATTCAGCTCTATTTTCTCCAAAGGAATCACGAAACTACAAACAACTTATGGTGAAAAACTGCAAATTCTTTCTACATATGCCGACCAGATTCTTCTTACGGAAAAAAAGGAGATGCGCAGTCCTGTCTTGCAACAACTAAAAGCGGAACTTACCAATCAGAATGAAACTGCTTCTCAAGCAGTTCGCCAGCTTTCCAAATTAATGAATGCACTAGACCAACGAAACAATTTACTAATGAGTACTTTTCTCAATGGACTTATATTTTGGGAATTACGCCAAGTGATGAGAATCGAGCAATGGAAAGAAATGCATGCTGACAACCTTCCCCGCTGGATAGAAACAATTGGAGAAATAGATGCTTACTGTTCTCTGGCAACATTTGCATACAATCATCCCGAATATATTTATCCAGAGATTTGCTCTCAATCTTTCCAACTGCAAGCCGAAGCGCTCGGTCATCCTTTAATGGACCGTAACAAATGTGTACGCAATGGAATAAACATCGACAAACGTCCTTTCTTCATTATTATCACTGGAGCGAATATGGCTGGCAAAAGTACTTACTTACGTACCATAGGGGTGAATTATCTTTTAGCATGCATAGGCGCTCCTGTTTGGGCAAACCGGATGAAGATATATCCGGCACGACTTGTGACCAGTCTGCGCACCAGTGATTCTCTAACTGATAACGAATCTTATTTCTTTGCTGAGCTGAAACGGCTAAAACTAATCATAGATAAACTAGAAGTAGGAGAAGAACTTTTTATCATCCTTGACGAAATTCTGAAAGGTACAAACTCCATAGACAAGCAAAAAGGTTCTTTTGCCCTCATCAAGCAATTTATGAATATGAATACCAATGGTATTATCGCTACCCACGACATTTTACTGGGAACTTTAATAGAATCTTTCCCACAGAATATCTGCAACTACTGTTTCGAAGCAGATATTACGAATAATGAACTCACTTTCTCTTATCAAATGAGAGACGGAGTCGCCCAAAACATGAATGCCTGCTTCTTGATGAAAAAAA